A DNA window from Arachis duranensis cultivar V14167 chromosome 3, aradu.V14167.gnm2.J7QH, whole genome shotgun sequence contains the following coding sequences:
- the LOC107481955 gene encoding protein NRT1/ PTR FAMILY 8.3 isoform X2, with product MNEDSIHTGDGTVNIKGEVAIKSEGGTWKACPFVLGTFFCERLAYYGIASNLVTYLTTRLHEGPVSAARNVTTFQGTCYLTPLLGSFLADAYWGRYWTILVFYGIYLFGICTLTLSAIFSAQSAVFFLGIYLIAVGTGGIKPCIWPFGADQFDDTDHKERASKALFFNWNYFTSNIGALIATTILVWNEENIGWGLGYGIAASFIGIGMIVFFLGTRTYRFLRPGGSPITRICQVVVASLHKRKLEVPQDTSLLYETVAENSSVEGSLKLEHTNGLRCLDKAAVKSDIEKGSEEVTKPWRLCTVTQVEELKILIRMIPIWATGIIFSSVYAQMSSLFIEQGKMMDRTIGSFTIPAASLSTFNIVGVIIWVLIYDRVIVKVARHFTGNARGFTVLQRMGIGLFLSMTCMSAAAILESKRLQIAREHGLVDEDVSIPLSILWQIPQYFLLGAAEVFNFIGQHEFFYEEAPDRMRSFCSALALLTNSLGNYLSSFVVTIVARLTRKDGSHGWLPDNLNEGHLDYFFWLLAALSFLNMLVYIVYARMYKQKTYCRNLSQRLN from the exons ATG AATGAAGACTCTATTCACACTGGAGATGGGACAGTGAACATCAAGGGAGAGGTTGCCATCAAGAGCGAAGGCGGGACATGGAAAGCATGCCCCTTTGTTCTAG GTACTTTCTTCTGCGAACGGTTGGCCTATTATGGAATTGCCAGTAATCTTGTCACCTATCTAACAACCAGACTTCATGAAGGGCCTGTTTCTGCAGCAAGAAATGTTACCACCTTTCAGGGAACATGCTACCTTACACCTCTGCTTGGATCCTTCCTTGCTGATGCATACTGGGGAAGATATTGGACAATTCTTGTGTTCTATGGAATTTATCTCTTT GGAATCTGCACATTGACCCTTTCAGCAATCTTTTCAGCTCAAAGTGCTGTATTCTTCCTTGGAATCTATTTGATTGCAGTAGGGACTGGTGGGATCAAGCCATGTATATGGCCCTTTGGAGCAGACCAGTTTGATGATACAGATCATAAGGAAAGAGCAAGTAAAGCATTATTCTTCAATTGGAACTACTTCACTAGCAACATTGGTGCACTCATAGCAACCACCATATTGGTATGGAACGAAGAAAATATAGGATGGGGACTTGGATATGGAATTGCAGCGTCGTTTATTGGCATTGGAATGATAGTGTTCTTTCTCGGTACACGTACCTACCGGTTTCTTAGGCCAGGGGGAAGTCCTATTACAAGAATCTGCCAAGTGGTTGTTGCTTCTTTACATAAGAGGAAATTGGAGGTACCTCAAGATACCTCTCTCCTCTATGAAACTGTGGCAGAGAATTCATCTGTTGAAGGAAGTCTTAAACTCGAGCATACCAATGGATTGAG GTGCCTTGACAAAGCTGCAGTGAAATCAGATATAGAAAAAGGGAGTGAGGAAGTAACTAAACCTTGGAGGCTTTGCACTGTGACACAGGTGGAAGAGCTGAAGATTCTAATCCGCATGATTCCAATCTGGGCAACAGGAATCATCTTCAGTTCTGTCTATGCTCAAATGTCCTCGCTGTTCATTGAACAAGGGAAAATGATGGACAGGACTATTGGTTCTTTCACAATTCCCGCGGCATCTCTTTCAACTTTTAATATAGTTGGTGTCATCATTTGGGTTCTCATCTATGATAGAGTGATTGTTAAAGTTGCAAGACACTTCACTGGCAATGCAAGAGGCTTCACAGTGTTGCAGAGAATGGGAATTGGCCTGTTTCTCTCCATGACTTGCATGTCAGCTGCAGCTATATTAGAGAGCAAGAGATTACAAATAGCAAGAGAACATGGATTGGTAGATGAAGATGTTTCTATTCCACTTAGCATACTGTGGCAAATACCTCAGTATTTTTTGCTAGGTGCTGCAGAGGTGTTCAACTTTATAGGACAGCATGAGTTCTTCTATGAGGAAGCGCCAGATAGGATGCGAAGTTTCTGCAGCGCATTGGCGCTTCTGACGAATTCACTGGGAAATTACCTGAGTTCTTTTGTTGTCACAATTGTTGCTAGACTCACAAGAAAGGATGGAAGTCATGGATGGCTACCAGATAATTTGAATGAGGGCCATCTTGATTACTTTTTCTGGCTTCTAGCTGCACTTAGTTTCTTAAATATGTTGGTTTACATTGTCTATGCTAGAATGTACAAACAGAAGACATATTGCAGGAACCTTTCTCAAAGGCTTAATTAA
- the LOC107482064 gene encoding histone-lysine N-methyltransferase ASHR2 produces MSVAAPSSLLKVEEIQGRGRGMVASQPLKAGQIVLRDSPILLYSALPLIPQSLSSSSSTLASSFCDHCFRTLPSSLQGDSSSSAVLCPSCRHYRFCSSNCLSKALNSSHSSWVCQALSHFQANSPLLGHPLELQVQAQFLVAAYNLANISPSDFQILLSLHGSPDDATISAAQFLHPLISSLCSIAPIGLQNVFSLELTSALLAKDKHNAFGLMQPVSVNDGQRSVRAYGIYPYASFFNHDCLPNACRFDYVDSNPPDGSNNTDIIVRMIHDVPQGREICLSYFPVNENYASRQKRLMEDYGFTCNCDRCNVESNWSDNDDTIEEDNAEDGEEVMDEEDQYENMAASDTDNNNDFPHAYFFLRYMCDRPNCGGTLAPLPPQVDSPSNVMECNVCGKLKSDDEQDEAPMED; encoded by the coding sequence ATGTCTGTGGCTGCTCCAAGTTCCCTTTTGAAGGTGGAGGAGATACAAGGAAGAGGGAGGGGAATGGTTGCATCACAACCTCTTAAAGCCGGCCAAATTGTCCTTAGAGATTCTCCTATCCTGCTCTATTCTGCTTTGCCATTGATCCCGCAGTCTTTATCTTCGTCCTCCTCTACCCTAGCCTCCTCCTTCTGTGATCACTGCTTTAGAACCTTACCATCCTCTTTACAGGGCGATTCTTCATCTTCTGCAGTTTTGTGCCCTTCATGTAGACATTATCGTTTTTGCAGCTCTAATTGTCTCTCAAAGGCATTGAATTCATCTCATTCTTCTTGGGTATGTCAAGCATTGTCTCACTTCCAAGCCAACTCTCCTCTTCTTGGACATCCCCTTGAGCTTCAAGTCCAGGCTCAATTTCTCGTTGCTGCATACAATCTTGCCAATATCTCCCCCTCAGACTTTCAAATCTTGCTTTCTCTTCATGGTTCTCCTGATGACGCTACAATTTCTGCAGCTCAATTCCTACACCCTCTTATTTCATCCCTCTGCTCAATTGCTCCCATTGGTCTTCAGAATGTATTTTCTTTGGAACTCACCTCTGCGCTTCTGGCCAAGGACAAGCACAATGCCTTTGGCTTAATGCAGCCTGTTTCTGTTAATGATGGCCAGAGGTCTGTTAGAGCTTATGGTATATACCCCTATGCCTCCTTTTTTAACCACGATTGCCTTCCCAATGCCTGCAGATTTGATTATGTGGATAGTAATCCACCAGATGGCAGTAATAATACTGACATTATTGTTAGGATGATTCATGATGTTCCCCAAGGCAGGGAGATCTGTTTGAGCTATTTCCCTGTCAATGAAAACTATGCTAGCAGGCAGAAGAGATTGATGGAAGACTATGGCTTCACCTGTAATTGTGATCGGTGTAATGTCGAATCAAATTGGTCAGATAATGATGACACTATCGAAGAAGATAATGCAGAGGATGGAGAAGAGGTTATGGATGAGGAGGACCAATATGAAAACATGGCAGCGTCAGATACAGACAATAATAATGATTTCCCACACGCATATTTCTTTTTAAGGTACATGTGTGATAGACCAAATTGCGGGGGAACTTTGGCTCCTCTACCCCCACAAGTTGATAGTCCATCTAATGTCATGGAATGTAATGTCTGTGGCAAATTGAAAAGTGATGATGAGCAAGATGAAGCTCCCATGGAGGACTGA
- the LOC107481955 gene encoding protein NRT1/ PTR FAMILY 8.3 isoform X1, translating to MEHLEESITLLEDGLLQNEDSIHTGDGTVNIKGEVAIKSEGGTWKACPFVLGTFFCERLAYYGIASNLVTYLTTRLHEGPVSAARNVTTFQGTCYLTPLLGSFLADAYWGRYWTILVFYGIYLFGICTLTLSAIFSAQSAVFFLGIYLIAVGTGGIKPCIWPFGADQFDDTDHKERASKALFFNWNYFTSNIGALIATTILVWNEENIGWGLGYGIAASFIGIGMIVFFLGTRTYRFLRPGGSPITRICQVVVASLHKRKLEVPQDTSLLYETVAENSSVEGSLKLEHTNGLRCLDKAAVKSDIEKGSEEVTKPWRLCTVTQVEELKILIRMIPIWATGIIFSSVYAQMSSLFIEQGKMMDRTIGSFTIPAASLSTFNIVGVIIWVLIYDRVIVKVARHFTGNARGFTVLQRMGIGLFLSMTCMSAAAILESKRLQIAREHGLVDEDVSIPLSILWQIPQYFLLGAAEVFNFIGQHEFFYEEAPDRMRSFCSALALLTNSLGNYLSSFVVTIVARLTRKDGSHGWLPDNLNEGHLDYFFWLLAALSFLNMLVYIVYARMYKQKTYCRNLSQRLN from the exons ATGGAACATTTGGAGGAATCCATAACACTTTTGGAAGATGGCCTTTTGCAG AATGAAGACTCTATTCACACTGGAGATGGGACAGTGAACATCAAGGGAGAGGTTGCCATCAAGAGCGAAGGCGGGACATGGAAAGCATGCCCCTTTGTTCTAG GTACTTTCTTCTGCGAACGGTTGGCCTATTATGGAATTGCCAGTAATCTTGTCACCTATCTAACAACCAGACTTCATGAAGGGCCTGTTTCTGCAGCAAGAAATGTTACCACCTTTCAGGGAACATGCTACCTTACACCTCTGCTTGGATCCTTCCTTGCTGATGCATACTGGGGAAGATATTGGACAATTCTTGTGTTCTATGGAATTTATCTCTTT GGAATCTGCACATTGACCCTTTCAGCAATCTTTTCAGCTCAAAGTGCTGTATTCTTCCTTGGAATCTATTTGATTGCAGTAGGGACTGGTGGGATCAAGCCATGTATATGGCCCTTTGGAGCAGACCAGTTTGATGATACAGATCATAAGGAAAGAGCAAGTAAAGCATTATTCTTCAATTGGAACTACTTCACTAGCAACATTGGTGCACTCATAGCAACCACCATATTGGTATGGAACGAAGAAAATATAGGATGGGGACTTGGATATGGAATTGCAGCGTCGTTTATTGGCATTGGAATGATAGTGTTCTTTCTCGGTACACGTACCTACCGGTTTCTTAGGCCAGGGGGAAGTCCTATTACAAGAATCTGCCAAGTGGTTGTTGCTTCTTTACATAAGAGGAAATTGGAGGTACCTCAAGATACCTCTCTCCTCTATGAAACTGTGGCAGAGAATTCATCTGTTGAAGGAAGTCTTAAACTCGAGCATACCAATGGATTGAG GTGCCTTGACAAAGCTGCAGTGAAATCAGATATAGAAAAAGGGAGTGAGGAAGTAACTAAACCTTGGAGGCTTTGCACTGTGACACAGGTGGAAGAGCTGAAGATTCTAATCCGCATGATTCCAATCTGGGCAACAGGAATCATCTTCAGTTCTGTCTATGCTCAAATGTCCTCGCTGTTCATTGAACAAGGGAAAATGATGGACAGGACTATTGGTTCTTTCACAATTCCCGCGGCATCTCTTTCAACTTTTAATATAGTTGGTGTCATCATTTGGGTTCTCATCTATGATAGAGTGATTGTTAAAGTTGCAAGACACTTCACTGGCAATGCAAGAGGCTTCACAGTGTTGCAGAGAATGGGAATTGGCCTGTTTCTCTCCATGACTTGCATGTCAGCTGCAGCTATATTAGAGAGCAAGAGATTACAAATAGCAAGAGAACATGGATTGGTAGATGAAGATGTTTCTATTCCACTTAGCATACTGTGGCAAATACCTCAGTATTTTTTGCTAGGTGCTGCAGAGGTGTTCAACTTTATAGGACAGCATGAGTTCTTCTATGAGGAAGCGCCAGATAGGATGCGAAGTTTCTGCAGCGCATTGGCGCTTCTGACGAATTCACTGGGAAATTACCTGAGTTCTTTTGTTGTCACAATTGTTGCTAGACTCACAAGAAAGGATGGAAGTCATGGATGGCTACCAGATAATTTGAATGAGGGCCATCTTGATTACTTTTTCTGGCTTCTAGCTGCACTTAGTTTCTTAAATATGTTGGTTTACATTGTCTATGCTAGAATGTACAAACAGAAGACATATTGCAGGAACCTTTCTCAAAGGCTTAATTAA
- the LOC107482067 gene encoding protein NRT1/ PTR FAMILY 8.3 (The sequence of the model RefSeq protein was modified relative to this genomic sequence to represent the inferred CDS: added 41 bases not found in genome assembly), whose protein sequence is MGSVDDDSSLVEQGLLQDEESRRYTGDGSVDFKGRRVLKENTGNWRACPFILGNECCERLAYYGIATNLVTYLTTKLHEGNVSAARNVTTWQGTCYLTPLIGAVLADAYWGRYWTIAGFSMIYFIGMCTLTLSASVPALKPAECVGSICPSATPAQYAVFFFGLYMIALGTGGIKPCVSSFGADQFDDTDSQERIKKGSFFNWFYFSINIGALVSSSLIVWIQENRGWGLGFGIPALFMGLAIGSFFIGTPLYRFQKPGGSPITRMCQVVVASFQKRNLAVPEDSSLLYETPEKTSAIEGSRKLGHSDELRCLDRAAVVSEAESKTGNYSNPWRLCTVTQVEELKILIRMFPVWATGIIFAAVYAQMSTLFVEQGTMMDTTIGSFSIPPASLSTFDVISVIFWVPVYDRVIVPIARKFTGKERGFTELQRMGIGLFISILCMSAAAVVEIVRLQLAKELDLVDKPVAVPLSIFWQIPQYFLLGAAEVFTFVGQLEFFYDQSPDAMRSLCSALSLLTTSLGNYLSSFILTVVTYLTTQGGKPGWIPNNLNEGHLDNFFWLLAGLSLLNMLVYIVAAKRYKQKKAT, encoded by the exons ATGGGTTCTGTAGATGATGATTCTTCGCTTGTGGAACAGGGTCTTCTTCAG GATGAAGAGAGCAGAAGATACACTGGAGATGGCTCAGTTGACTTTAAAGGGAGGCGTGTACTTAAGGAGAATACTGGCAATTGGAGAGCTTGCCCATTTATCCTAG GCAACGAGTGCTGTGAACGTTTGGCTTACTATGGCATTGCAACAAATCTTGTTACCTACCTTACCACCAAACTACATGAAGGAAATGTCTCTGCTGCAAGAAATGTCACCACCTGGCAAGGCACTTGTTATCTTACACCTCTCATTGGAGCTGTTCTGGCGGATGCTTATTGGGGAAGATACTGGACAATTGCTGGTTTCTCCATGATTTACTTCATT GGGATGTGTACATTGACTCTCTCTGCTTCTGTCCCAGCATTGAAGCCTGCTGAGTGTGTGGGTTCGATATGCCCTTCAGCTACTCCTGCCCAATATGCTGTGTTTTTCTTTGGTCTCTACATGATTGCACTTGGGACTGGTGGAATAAAACCATGTGTATCTTCTTTTGGGGCAGATCAGTTTGATGATACTGATTCCCAAGAAAGGATTAAAAAGGGATCCTTTTTCAACTGGTTTTACTTTTCTATCAACATTGGTGCCCTCGTATCAAGCAGTTTAATCGTGTGGATTCAAGAAAA TGGGTTTAGCTATTGGAAGCTTCTTTATCGGCACACCCCTCTACAGGTTTCAAAAGCCAGGGGGAAGCCCTATTACAAGAATGTGCCAGGTTGTGGTAGCATCATTCCAGAAAAGGAATTTGGCTGTCCCCGAGGATAGTAGTCTGCTGTATGAGACACCTGAGAAGACCTCTGCAATTGAAGGAAGTCGGAAGCTGGGGCATAGCGATGAACTGAG GTGCCTTGATAGAGCTGCTGTAGTGTCTGAGGCTGAGAGCAAAACTGGCAACTATTCTAATCCATGGAGACTTTGCACTGTGACACAGGTGGAAGAACTGAAAATCTTGATCCGCATGTTCCCAGTTTGGGCTACTGGAATCATTTTTGCAGCCGTTTATGCCCAGATGTCAACATTGTTTGTGGAACAAGGAACAATGATGGACACCACTATTGGCTCCTTCAGCATTCCTCCAGCTTCCCTCTCAACTTTTGACGTCATTAGCGTCATTTTCTGGGTCCCAGTCTATGACAGGGTAATCGTTCCCATTGCAAGGAAATTTACAGGCAAGGAAAGGGGCTTTACAGAGTTGCAAAGAATGGGAATTGGCCTTTTCATTTCAATCCTGTGCATGTCAGCAGCAGCCGTGGTGGAGATTGTGCGTCTGCAGCTTGCAAAAGAGCTTGACCTTGTTGATAAACCTGTTGCTGTACCCCTCAGTATATTCTGGCAAATCCCTCAGTATTTCTTGTTGGGTGCAGCTGAGGTATTCACCTTTGTAGGGCAGCTAGAGTTCTTCTATGATCAATCTCCGGATGCCATGCGCAGTTTATGCAGCGCACTCTCACTCTTGACTACTTCATTAGGAAATTATTTGAGCTCCTTCATTCTTACTGTAGTCACTTACTTAACTACGCAAGGCGGAAAGCCCGGTTGGATTCCAAATAACTTGAATGAAGGTCATCTTGATAACTTCTTCTGGCTCTTAGCTGGACTTAGCTTGTTAAACATGTTAGTGTACATAGTTGCGGCCAAAAGGTACAAGCAGAAGAAGGCTACTTAA
- the LOC107482066 gene encoding protein NRT1/ PTR FAMILY 8.3 — protein sequence MGSFEETGSSGSMGSFDDAALIEEGPLLQDPLERQYTGDGTVDYEGNPVPKENTGGWRACAFILGNECCERLAFFGILTNLVTYLTNKLHQGNASAAKNVTIWQGTCYLTTLIGAVLADTYWGRYWTIGVFSTIYFLGLCILTLSASVPALKPPECLGSHCPPATPAQYFVFYFGLYVVALGTGGVKTCVSSFGADQFDDTDPKERITKASFFNWYYFSIYLGALASSTFIVWIQDNAGWALGFGIPALFMGVSIVSFFLGTPIYRFLKPGGSPIKRICQVLVASARKQELAVPEDSSLLYETADKKSAIEGSRKLEHSDDMRCLDKAAIVSDAESKIDYFPDPWRLCTVTQVEELKILLRMFPIWASGIIFAAVYAQMATLFVEQGTMMNTTIGSFKMPPASLSCFDVISVVVWVPIYDKILVPLAKKINGTERGISVFYRMGIGLLISVACMSAAAVVEIMRLQRARELDLIDKHVAVPISVLWQIPQYFLLGASEVFMFAGQVEFFYDQSPDAMRSLCTALPLVSFALGNYLSSFILTVVIHFTTQGGKPGWIPDNLNEGHLDYFFWLLAGLSFLNLLVYIVTAKKYKKKKAIAIF from the exons ATGGGTTCCTTTGAGGAAACGGGTTCCTCTGGGAGTATGGGTTCTTTTGATGATGCAGCACTAATCGAAGAAGGACCTCTTCTTCAG GATCCATTGGAGAGGCAATATACAGGAGATGGCACAGTTGACTATGAAGGCAACCCTGTTCCTAAGGAGAATACTGGCGGGTGGAGAGCATGTGCATTTATCCTTG GAAATGAGTGCTGTGAACGTTTGGCTTTCTTTGGTATTTTAACAAATCTTGTTACCTATCTTACCAACAAACTACATCAAGGAAATGCCTCTGCTGCAAAAAATGTTACCATCTGGCAAGGCACTTGTTATCTTACAACTCTGATTGGAGCTGTTCTAGCAGATACATATTGGGGAAGATATTGGACAATTGGTGTTTTTTCCACTATTTATTTCTTG GGGCTGTGTATATTGACTCTTTCTGCATCAGTTCCTGCTTTGAAGCCTCCTGAATGCTTGGGTTCTCATTGTCCTCCAGCTACTCCTGCACAATATTTTGTGTTCTACTTTGGTCTCTATGTGGTTGCCCTTGGAACTGGAGGTGTAAAAACATGTGTGTCATCTTTTGGGGCAGATCAGTTTGATGATACTGATCCTAAGGAAAGAATTACTAAAGCATCCTTTTTCAACTggtattacttttctatttacCTAGGTGCTCTTGCGTCAAGCACCTTCATTGTGTGGATTCAAGACAATGCAGGATGGGCTCTTGGTTTTGGCATTCCCGCTTTATTTATGGGAGTATCGATTGTAAGCTTCTTTTTAGGCACACCAATCTATAGGTTTCTAAAACCAGGGGGGAGCCCCATTAAAAGAATTTGCCAGGTTTTGGTAGCATCTGCCCGAAAGCAGGAGTTGGCTGTCCCCGAGGATAGCAGTCTCCTGTATGAGACAGCAGACAAGAAATCTGCTATCGAAGGGAGCCGCAAACTGGAGCATAGTGATGACATGAG GTGCCTCGATAAAGCAGCTATAGTGTCTGATGCTGAGAGCAAAATTGATTATTTTCCTGATCCATGGAGACTCTGCACTGTGACACAAGTTGAGGAACTGAAGATCTTGCTCCGCATGTTCCCAATTTGGGCTTCAGGAATCATTTTTGCTGCTGTCTATGCCCAGATGGCAACCTTGTTTGTGGAACAAGGAACGATGATGAACACAACTATCGGTTCCTTCAAGATGCCTCCGGCTTCCCTCTCATGTTTTGATGTGATAAGTGTTGTTGTGTGGGTCCCCATCTATGACAAGATACTTGTTCCACTTGCCAAGAAAATTAACGGCACGGAGAGGGGAATTTCTGTGTTTTATAGAATGGGAATTGGCCTTCTTATTTCGGTTGCATGCATGTCGGCCGCAGCTGTGGTGGAGATCATGCGTCTGCAGCGTGCGAGAGAGCTCGACCTTATTGACAAACATGTTGCTGTACCCATTAGTGTGCTCTGGCAAATACCTCAATACTTCTTATTAGGTGCATCCGAGGTATTCATGTTTGCCGGACAGGTTGAGTTCTTCTACGATCAATCTCCGGATGCTATGCGGTCTTTATGCACAGCACTGCCACTTGTGAGTTTTGCACTGGGGAACTACTTGAGCTCTTTCATTCTTACCGTGGTAATTCACTTTACGACACAAGGCGGAAAACCGGGATGGATACCGGATAACTTGAACGAAGGTCATCTTGATTACTTTTTCTGGCTTTTAGCTGGACTTAGTTTCTTAAATTTGTTGGTGTACATTGTCACTGCCAAAAAgtacaagaagaagaaggctATTGCTATTTTTTAA
- the LOC107482063 gene encoding uncharacterized protein LOC107482063, whose protein sequence is MNDLHYSSLLLGSSSLDYHNLNLGVINADKFSLMMPAMYEYGSSSEPSFSTATQDSSADDHFSTGYLQDALLEFGDRSKRRRLLPNADNHHDQQYSNTSSSDLEKSLWNLNPTYCMNQNIESIFELSDEDIISTFWSRIMREEAKILVEEETTTTTTTNTTILSGSEEESPNSSSSSKLELVTKNDEEVVMRNKKKKEEEEEMKKSRSSRRRVVYPFAMVKPGGREGDVTLNEINERILMAPTRPVRHPVGDYACRPCVSAVQGSPGLSGKAVVALTRIHTLGRRGTITIIRTKG, encoded by the exons ATGAATGATCTTCATTATTCTTCCCTTCTCCTTGGTAGTAGTAGTTTGGATTATCACAACCTTAACCTTGGAGTTATCAACGCGGACAAATTCTCTTTAA TGATGCCAGCAATGTATGAATATGGGAGTAGTAGTGAACCATCATTCTCAACTGCTACTCAGGATTCTTCTGCTGATGATCATTTCTCAACAGGGTATCTTCAAGATGCTTTGCTTGAATTCGGGGATCGTTCCAAACGTAGGCGCTTGCTGCCAAATGCTGACAATCATCATGATCAACAATATTCCAACACTAGTAGTAGTGATCTTGAAAag AGCTTGTGGAACTTGAACCCCACATACTGCATGAACCAGAATATAGAAAGCATTTTTGAACTTTCAG ATGAGGACATAATAAGCACATTTTGGAGCAGAATAATGAGAGAGGAAGCAAAGATTCTTGTAGAAGAagagacaacaacaacaactactaCTAATACTACCATATTATCAGGCTCTGAAGAAGAATCTCCTAATTCATCCTCATCTTCCAAACTAGAACTTGTTACCAAGAATGATGAAGAAGTGGTGATgagaaacaagaagaagaaggaggaggaggaggagatgaAGAAGTCAAGAAGTAGTAGAAGAAGAGTGGTGTATCCATTTGCAATGGTGAAGCCAGgaggaagagaaggagatgTGACACTGAATGAGATAAACGAGAGGATACTAATGGCGCCAACAAGGCCAGTGAGGCACCCAGTTGGAGACTATGCATGTCGGCCATGCGTGTCTGCGGTTCAAGGTAGCCCAGGCCTTTCAGGGAAAGCTGTGGTGGCCCTTACCAGAATCCACACTCTTGGAAGAAGAGGCACCATCACCATTATCAGAACCAAAGGCTGA
- the LOC107482065 gene encoding eukaryotic translation initiation factor 3 subunit I: MRPILMKGHERPLTFLKYNRDGDLLFSCAKDHNPTVWFADNGERLGTYRGHNGAVWCCDVSRDSTRLITGSADQTAKLWNVQTGQQLFTFNFDSPARSVDFSVGDKLAVITTDPFMELTSALHVKRIARDISDQTAESLLVLKGPQGRINRALWGPLNKTIISGGEDAIIRIWDSETGKLLKESDKESGHKKTITSLVRSVDGSHFLTGSLDKSAKLWDTRTLTLIKTYVTERPVNAVAMSPLLDHVVIGGGQDASAVTTTDHRAGKFEAKFFDKILQEEIGGVKGHFGPINALAFNPDGKSFSSGGEDGYVRLHHFDPDYFNIKI, translated from the exons ATGAGGCCGATTTTGATGAAGGGCCACGAGAGGCCATTGACTTTCCTAAAATATAATAGGGACGGCGACCTCCTCTTCTCTTGCGCCAAGGACCACAATCCCACCGTCTGGTTCGCCGATAACGGAGAGAGATTGGGAACCTACCGTGGTCACAACGGCGCCGTCTGGTGCTGCGACGTTTCACGTGACTCCACGCGTCTTATTACAGGCAGCGCTGACCAGACCGCCAAGCTCTGGAATGTTCAGACCGGCCAGCAGCTCTTTACATTCAACTTCGATTCCCCGGCCAGGTCCGTTGACTTCTCCGTCGGTGACAAGCTCGCCGTCATCACCACCGACCCCTTCATGGAGCTCACATCCGCTCTTCATGTCAAGCGCATTGCCAGGGACATCTCCGATC AGACTGCGGAGTCTTTGCTTGTTCTTAAGGGGCCTCagggaaggatcaacagagctCTATGGGGACCGTTGAATAAGACCATTATTAGCGGCGGAGAAGATGCCATTATTCGCATTTGGGATTCTGAG ACTGGAAAACTGCTCAAAGAGTCGGATAAGGAATCCGGACATAAGAAGACGATAACATCACTTGTCAGATCTGTTGATGGTTCACATTTTCTCACTGGCTCCCTCGACAAGTCTGCCAAG CTCTGGGATACAAGAACGTTGACACTTATCAAAACTTATGTGACTGAACGCCCAGTGAATGCAGTTGCAATGTCACCTCTTCTTGATCAT GTGGTAATTGGAGGTGGTCAGGATGCATCAGCTGTTACAACTACTGATCATAGAGCTGGGAAATTTGAAGCCAAATTCTTTGATAAG attcttcaagaagaaattgGTGGTGTTAAAGGGCATTTTGGACCAATTAATGCATTAGCCTTTAACCCTGATGGGAAAAG TTTTTCAAGCGGAGGTGAAGACGGTTATGTACGGTTGCATCACTTTGACCCAGATTATTTCAATATCAAAATATAG